The following are from one region of the Sandaracinus amylolyticus genome:
- a CDS encoding ATP-binding protein: MRVTSDGAALLRSTRSRSRRVGRDGDGVRACEAPRGDTRVLPSSPVSTAQLDALEKALSASPDNLALRAIVVETLLAAGEARRAARHLDVVDPQAALEPAQRVTAIDVYLRAENPTRALAFATGDRPEVTLRRARALLALDRRDEALAAYRSAIAANPTLEDKELASALEAKVREVARPGGPKLRVIANDATDDAEVVRMLQPAREKVTLRDVGGHDEVKRQIEKKIILPFQKPTIFQRFKKRVGGGILLYGPPGCGKTLLARATAGECDATFFDVAISDILDMYIGESERKLHAIFEKARSSTPAVLFFDELEALAGKRQYSREMHASKIVSQFLAEMDGFAQNNGGVLVLGATNVPWAIDPAFRRPGRFDRVLFVPPPDRAARASILEVLLRDKPTDGAIDVAAIAARTSGLSGADLGHLVENATDAAIEESLERGAEVPISQAHLVRALGETRATTSEWLTTARNYARYANEAGQYDEVLAFLDRHGKG, from the coding sequence GTGCGTGTGACCTCGGATGGCGCGGCGCTTCTCCGCTCGACGCGATCGCGCTCGCGCCGCGTGGGGCGCGATGGGGATGGAGTCCGGGCGTGCGAGGCGCCGCGCGGCGACACGCGGGTGCTACCTTCGTCGCCCGTGAGCACCGCCCAGCTGGACGCGCTCGAGAAGGCGCTCTCTGCATCCCCAGACAACCTCGCGTTGCGCGCGATCGTCGTCGAGACACTGCTCGCCGCCGGCGAGGCGCGCCGCGCCGCGCGCCACCTCGACGTCGTCGATCCCCAGGCGGCGCTCGAGCCCGCGCAGCGCGTCACGGCGATCGACGTCTACCTGCGCGCCGAGAACCCGACGCGCGCGCTCGCGTTCGCGACCGGCGATCGCCCCGAGGTCACCCTCCGCCGCGCCCGCGCGCTGCTCGCGCTCGATCGCCGCGACGAGGCGCTCGCCGCGTATCGCTCCGCGATCGCTGCGAACCCGACGCTCGAGGACAAAGAGCTCGCGAGCGCGCTCGAGGCGAAAGTGCGCGAGGTCGCGCGGCCTGGTGGTCCGAAGCTACGCGTCATCGCGAACGACGCGACCGACGACGCCGAGGTCGTCCGCATGCTCCAGCCCGCGCGCGAGAAGGTCACGCTGCGCGACGTCGGCGGCCACGACGAGGTGAAGCGGCAGATCGAGAAGAAGATCATCCTGCCCTTCCAGAAGCCGACGATCTTCCAGCGCTTCAAGAAGCGCGTGGGCGGCGGGATCCTGCTCTACGGTCCGCCGGGCTGCGGCAAGACGCTGCTCGCGCGCGCCACCGCCGGCGAGTGCGACGCCACGTTCTTCGACGTCGCGATCTCCGACATTCTCGACATGTACATCGGGGAGTCGGAGCGGAAGCTCCACGCGATCTTCGAGAAGGCGCGCAGCAGCACGCCTGCGGTGCTCTTCTTCGACGAGCTCGAGGCGCTCGCGGGCAAGCGCCAGTACAGCCGCGAGATGCACGCGTCGAAGATCGTCAGTCAGTTCCTCGCGGAGATGGACGGCTTCGCGCAGAACAACGGCGGCGTGCTCGTGCTCGGCGCGACCAACGTGCCGTGGGCGATCGATCCCGCGTTCCGCCGTCCCGGTCGCTTCGATCGTGTGCTCTTCGTGCCGCCGCCCGATCGCGCGGCGCGCGCGTCGATCCTCGAGGTCCTGCTGCGCGACAAGCCGACCGACGGAGCGATCGACGTGGCCGCGATCGCGGCGCGCACCAGCGGGCTCTCGGGCGCCGATCTCGGTCACCTCGTCGAGAACGCGACCGACGCGGCGATCGAGGAGTCGCTCGAGCGCGGCGCGGAAGTGCCGATCAGCCAGGCGCACCTGGTGCGCGCGCTCGGCGAGACCCGCGCGACGACGAGCGAGTGGCTGACGACGGCGCGCAACTACGCGCGCTACGCGAACGAGGCCGGGCAGTACGACGAGGTCCTCGCGTTCCTCGATCGACACGGGAAGGGTTGA
- a CDS encoding DUF937 domain-containing protein, translated as MAINLLNEVTSVIGTDTLAGLGGAVGESPDVVRRGAHAGIPAILGGLTTMGDTPGGASRVLALVRSNQYDSPDALPRIASSFGRGGVTGEPLAREGSGILGSIFGTRTDEVAGALAGRSGMSGRSMGGLLAMLAPLVMGVLGKTVREQRLDANGLSSLLGQQRSYLGGLVPDEVSRTYAVSGPQVYERPVAGPVATETVRTQRVVTEEPHRKRPTWLVPLLVLGALLLGLFFLFRGRGEERRAAMAPVPVEREARVAEREPPAKPEPAETATPTPPPAREPAGKPEATPAPLVAPTPETEQPAPEGEPAMEPQGQQQQATVGGAPAGMAPQERAAADQAAMEEQAAADQAAMEQDQAAADQAAMEQDAAEQAAMEEQAAADQAAMEQDQFAADQAAMEEEQAAAEPTQPAPSEETLVEAPRGGLDAFASAFDEASGEQLPARYTIDGLDFSTSEADLPSDTEAIDRIAEMLEANPSARVRVEGHTDSTGDPGFNDALSQMRAVSVRDALVERGIARDRIEAQGYGASRPIASNDTEEGRQENRRSEIVLLSR; from the coding sequence GTGGCGATCAACCTGTTGAACGAAGTGACGTCGGTGATCGGGACCGACACGCTAGCCGGCCTCGGGGGAGCGGTGGGCGAGAGCCCGGACGTGGTCCGGCGCGGCGCACACGCCGGCATCCCCGCCATCCTCGGCGGGCTGACGACGATGGGCGACACGCCGGGCGGCGCGTCACGCGTGCTCGCGCTCGTGCGCTCGAACCAGTACGACTCGCCGGACGCGCTCCCGCGGATCGCGTCGTCGTTCGGCCGTGGAGGCGTCACCGGCGAGCCGCTCGCGCGCGAGGGGTCGGGGATCCTCGGATCGATCTTCGGAACGCGCACCGACGAGGTCGCAGGAGCGCTCGCCGGACGCTCGGGCATGAGCGGGCGATCGATGGGTGGCCTGCTCGCGATGCTCGCGCCGCTCGTGATGGGCGTGCTCGGCAAGACGGTTCGCGAGCAGCGGCTCGACGCGAACGGGCTCTCGTCGCTGCTCGGCCAGCAGCGCTCGTACCTCGGTGGGCTGGTGCCCGACGAGGTCTCGCGCACGTACGCGGTGTCCGGCCCGCAGGTGTACGAACGCCCCGTGGCGGGGCCGGTCGCGACGGAGACCGTGCGCACGCAGCGCGTCGTCACCGAGGAGCCGCACCGGAAGCGGCCCACCTGGCTGGTGCCGCTGCTCGTGCTCGGCGCGCTGCTGCTCGGGCTCTTCTTCCTGTTCCGCGGGCGCGGCGAGGAGCGGCGCGCCGCGATGGCGCCGGTGCCCGTCGAGCGCGAGGCGCGCGTCGCGGAGCGCGAGCCCCCGGCGAAGCCCGAGCCGGCCGAGACGGCGACGCCGACGCCCCCGCCCGCGCGCGAGCCCGCGGGCAAGCCCGAGGCGACGCCCGCACCGCTGGTCGCGCCGACCCCCGAGACCGAGCAGCCCGCGCCCGAGGGTGAGCCCGCGATGGAGCCGCAGGGACAGCAGCAGCAGGCGACGGTCGGAGGCGCGCCGGCGGGCATGGCTCCGCAGGAACGAGCCGCGGCGGATCAGGCCGCGATGGAGGAGCAGGCCGCGGCGGACCAGGCCGCGATGGAGCAGGACCAGGCGGCCGCCGATCAGGCCGCGATGGAGCAGGACGCGGCGGAGCAGGCCGCGATGGAGGAGCAGGCCGCGGCGGATCAGGCCGCGATGGAGCAGGACCAGTTCGCGGCGGATCAGGCCGCGATGGAGGAGGAGCAGGCTGCGGCCGAGCCGACGCAGCCCGCGCCGAGCGAGGAGACGCTCGTCGAGGCGCCGCGCGGCGGGCTCGACGCGTTCGCCTCGGCGTTCGACGAGGCCTCCGGCGAGCAGCTCCCCGCGCGCTACACGATCGACGGGCTCGACTTCTCGACGTCGGAGGCGGACCTGCCCTCCGACACCGAGGCGATCGACCGGATCGCCGAGATGCTCGAGGCGAATCCGTCCGCGCGCGTGCGCGTCGAGGGACACACCGACTCGACGGGCGATCCCGGGTTCAACGACGCGCTGTCCCAGATGCGCGCGGTCTCGGTCCGCGACGCGCTGGTCGAGCGCGGCATCGCCCGGGATCGCATCGAGGCCCAGGGCTACGGCGCGTCGCGACCGATCGCGTCGAACGACACGGAGGAGGGTCGGCAGGAGAACCGTCGCAGCGAGATCGTGCTGCTCTCGCGCTGA
- a CDS encoding YsnF/AvaK domain-containing protein gives MAKTVVGLFDDATSKRVESELLGAGFARKDILCRRTASTSDLETLGIPRSDLGRYESAMKSGRTLVIAETSDIDADKASDIMRRYELAEARTARAATAATTDIGRAKATDIGRAKKTTEREVVIPVVEEELEVGKREIESGGIHVMTRVIDKPVDVDVSLREEHVHVDRRRVDRPATEADIDAARSAGDIEMREHAERVVVAKTAHVVEEVRVSKDIDEHVEHVHDTVRKTEVAVQPLAGYDAALLREHRGHFDRTFGSTEGATWETYEPAYRMGHTFALDRRYGGREWTAIERDVRTRWETENPGTWERVKDAIRHSFDRARGAMGAPRHA, from the coding sequence ATGGCCAAGACGGTCGTCGGGCTCTTCGACGACGCGACGAGCAAGCGCGTCGAGAGCGAGCTTCTGGGCGCGGGCTTCGCCCGCAAGGACATCCTGTGTCGGCGCACTGCGTCGACGAGCGATCTCGAGACCCTCGGGATCCCGCGCTCCGACCTCGGACGCTACGAGTCCGCGATGAAGAGCGGACGCACGCTGGTCATCGCCGAGACCAGCGACATCGATGCCGACAAGGCGAGCGACATCATGCGGCGCTACGAGCTCGCCGAGGCGCGCACCGCGCGCGCGGCGACCGCCGCGACCACCGACATCGGGCGCGCGAAGGCGACCGACATCGGGCGCGCGAAGAAGACGACCGAGCGCGAGGTCGTCATCCCGGTCGTCGAGGAGGAGCTCGAGGTCGGCAAGCGCGAGATCGAGAGCGGCGGCATCCACGTGATGACGCGCGTGATCGACAAGCCGGTCGACGTCGACGTGTCGCTCCGCGAGGAGCACGTGCACGTCGATCGCAGGCGCGTCGACCGCCCCGCGACCGAGGCCGACATCGACGCGGCGCGGAGCGCGGGCGACATCGAGATGAGGGAGCACGCCGAGCGCGTCGTCGTCGCGAAGACCGCGCACGTCGTCGAGGAGGTGCGCGTCAGCAAGGATATCGACGAGCACGTCGAGCACGTCCACGACACGGTCCGCAAGACCGAGGTCGCGGTCCAGCCGCTCGCCGGGTACGACGCCGCGCTGCTGCGCGAGCATCGCGGGCACTTCGACCGCACGTTCGGCTCGACCGAGGGCGCGACGTGGGAGACCTACGAGCCCGCGTACCGCATGGGGCACACGTTCGCGCTGGATCGTCGCTACGGCGGCCGCGAGTGGACCGCGATCGAGCGCGACGTGCGCACGCGCTGGGAGACCGAGAACCCCGGTACCTGGGAGCGCGTCAAGGACGCGATCCGCCACTCGTTCGATCGCGCGCGCGGAGCGATGGGCGCGCCGCGGCACGCATAG
- a CDS encoding group I truncated hemoglobin, whose translation MQSRFEQLGGERVVRAIIDDFVARMTGDAMIGFFFAKVDRARLAEKEYEHAADFLGAPGVRYTGRPLRAAHGPHRIFGGQFARRKEILRQVLIAHGVPEDIQRAWLDHVESLRGEVTTDPGSECR comes from the coding sequence ATGCAGTCCCGCTTCGAGCAGCTCGGGGGCGAGCGCGTGGTACGCGCGATCATCGACGACTTCGTCGCGCGCATGACCGGCGACGCGATGATCGGCTTCTTCTTCGCGAAGGTCGATCGCGCCCGGCTCGCCGAGAAGGAGTACGAGCACGCGGCGGACTTCCTCGGCGCGCCCGGAGTGCGGTACACGGGGCGTCCGCTGCGCGCGGCGCACGGGCCGCACCGCATCTTCGGCGGGCAGTTCGCGCGGCGGAAGGAGATCCTGCGTCAGGTGCTGATCGCGCACGGCGTACCCGAGGACATCCAGCGCGCGTGGCTCGATCACGTCGAGTCGCTGCGCGGCGAAGTCACCACCGATCCCGGCAGCGAATGCCGCTAG
- a CDS encoding ABC transporter ATP-binding protein, translated as MPLDAQIVVRDLRKEFRVHQRAAGLLAATRSLFRRPTTIVKAVDGISFSLARGERVGFLGPNGAGKTTTLKTLAGLLHPTSGEVRVDGHVPQKREVRFLEKVTLVMGQKQQLLWDLPPVETFELNRAVYEVPRARFEKTVRDLGELLELGDLVKKPTRELSLGERMKCELIAALIHEPKVLFLDEPTIGLDVAMQVAVREFVRRYNQEHEATLILTSHYMDDVAALCPRVLVIDKGVLSYDGSLDELVRRVRPEKRVVLRFSRAVERSDLEVIGKIVECAGERAVIDVPQQDLGARVSRALESLPVIDLEVTSAPLEEVMSELFARTRKEREEHAR; from the coding sequence ATGCCGCTAGACGCGCAGATCGTCGTGCGCGATCTGCGCAAGGAGTTCCGGGTGCACCAGCGCGCCGCGGGGCTGCTCGCGGCGACACGCTCGCTCTTCCGCCGGCCCACCACGATCGTGAAGGCGGTCGACGGGATCTCGTTCTCGCTCGCGCGCGGCGAGCGCGTGGGGTTCCTCGGGCCGAACGGCGCGGGCAAGACCACGACGCTCAAGACCCTCGCGGGGCTGCTGCACCCGACGAGCGGCGAGGTGCGCGTCGACGGGCACGTCCCGCAGAAGCGCGAGGTGCGCTTCCTCGAGAAGGTCACGCTGGTGATGGGCCAGAAGCAGCAGCTCCTCTGGGATCTGCCGCCGGTCGAGACCTTCGAGCTCAACCGCGCGGTCTACGAGGTGCCGCGCGCGCGCTTCGAGAAGACGGTGCGCGATCTCGGCGAGCTCCTCGAGCTCGGCGATCTCGTGAAGAAGCCGACGCGCGAGCTCTCGCTCGGCGAGCGCATGAAGTGCGAGCTCATCGCGGCGCTGATCCACGAGCCCAAGGTGCTCTTCCTCGACGAGCCCACGATCGGGCTCGACGTCGCGATGCAGGTCGCCGTGCGCGAGTTCGTGCGTCGCTACAACCAGGAGCACGAGGCGACGCTCATCCTGACGAGCCACTACATGGACGACGTCGCGGCGCTCTGTCCGCGCGTGCTCGTGATCGACAAGGGCGTGCTCAGCTACGACGGATCGCTCGACGAGCTGGTGCGCCGGGTGCGCCCCGAGAAGCGCGTCGTGCTGCGCTTCTCGCGCGCGGTGGAGCGCAGCGATCTCGAGGTGATCGGAAAGATCGTCGAGTGTGCCGGCGAGCGCGCGGTGATCGACGTGCCGCAGCAGGATCTCGGGGCGCGGGTGTCGCGCGCGCTCGAGTCGCTCCCGGTGATCGATCTCGAGGTGACCAGCGCGCCGCTCGAGGAAGTGATGAGCGAGCTCTTCGCGCGCACGCGCAAGGAGCGGGAAGAGCACGCGCGATGA
- a CDS encoding ABC transporter permease, whose protein sequence is MMRTLRAMPTLMRVGFAEAMAYRAELLVWVLTTTMPLVMLPLWIAVAETGPVRGFTGDDFVAYFLTTFVVRQVTSAWASWTINYEVKNGTLALRLMRPIHPFWAYAIENLAALPMRLLVAGPVAVIALLATSRDRLTSDPRMLAIFFVSLIGAWSITFLAHVAVGTLSLWTQSSIKVMDVWTSGFFVFSGYLVPIALFPESLRGLPEWLPFRYQLGFPVEVLTRSMTLDDALSMLARQWGWVIGLALLCVVLWNRGLKRFQAFGG, encoded by the coding sequence ATGATGCGCACCCTGCGCGCGATGCCGACGCTGATGCGCGTCGGATTCGCCGAGGCGATGGCGTATCGCGCGGAGCTGCTCGTCTGGGTGCTCACCACGACGATGCCGCTCGTGATGCTGCCGCTGTGGATCGCGGTGGCGGAGACCGGCCCGGTGCGCGGCTTCACCGGCGACGACTTCGTCGCGTACTTCCTGACGACGTTCGTGGTGCGTCAGGTCACCAGCGCGTGGGCGAGCTGGACGATCAACTACGAGGTGAAGAACGGCACGCTCGCGCTGCGCTTGATGCGCCCGATCCATCCGTTCTGGGCCTACGCGATCGAGAACCTCGCGGCGCTGCCGATGCGCCTCCTGGTCGCGGGGCCGGTCGCGGTGATCGCGCTGCTCGCGACCTCGCGCGATCGGCTGACCAGCGATCCCCGGATGCTCGCGATCTTCTTCGTGTCGTTGATCGGCGCGTGGTCGATCACGTTCCTCGCGCACGTCGCGGTCGGGACGCTGAGCCTCTGGACCCAGAGCAGCATCAAGGTGATGGACGTGTGGACCTCGGGGTTCTTCGTGTTCAGCGGGTACCTCGTGCCGATCGCGCTCTTCCCCGAGTCGCTGCGCGGGCTCCCGGAGTGGCTGCCGTTCCGCTATCAGCTGGGCTTCCCGGTCGAGGTGCTCACGCGCTCGATGACGCTCGACGACGCGCTCTCGATGCTCGCGCGCCAGTGGGGCTGGGTGATCGGGCTCGCCCTGCTCTGCGTCGTGCTGTGGAACCGCGGGCTGAAGCGCTTCCAGGCGTTCGGCGGCTGA
- a CDS encoding FIST signal transduction protein codes for MRARWALVYATSDAASVAMVASARSRADIVLGCTSSGGVFTPRGFERGAFALIGEDGDPDLQIVGRACGAAPARRAARDAAQQLAKRLGRKPDALLLHATPGFEERIIEGIDDAFEGAAPPTYGGSAADDDLSGQWRAFHGATVEREGFVLGAFTSASPIHGSFVSGYVPGRQRGVVTRAAGRVVYEIDRRPAAEVYDEWRGGELGREPGVVLAKTTLHPLGRVIDRVGNLPRHLLSHPHEVRSDGSLSLFTEVATGDELVMMIGSRGSLMDRTEQAVSRALGSERGRALRGGVLVYCGGCVMAIGDAARDVGTLYSRAIGGAPFVGAATFGEIGCFTGPTPTNRHGNLMCDTLLFA; via the coding sequence GTGCGGGCACGCTGGGCCCTGGTCTACGCCACCTCGGATGCGGCCTCGGTCGCGATGGTCGCGAGCGCGCGCTCGCGCGCCGACATCGTCCTCGGCTGCACCTCCTCGGGCGGCGTGTTCACCCCGCGGGGCTTCGAGCGCGGCGCGTTCGCGCTGATCGGTGAGGACGGAGATCCCGACCTCCAGATCGTCGGTCGCGCCTGTGGTGCCGCGCCCGCGCGCCGTGCCGCGCGGGATGCCGCGCAGCAGCTCGCCAAGCGCCTCGGCCGCAAGCCCGATGCGCTCCTCCTCCACGCGACGCCGGGCTTCGAGGAACGGATCATCGAGGGCATCGACGACGCGTTCGAAGGCGCCGCACCGCCGACCTACGGCGGCAGCGCGGCGGACGACGATCTCAGCGGGCAGTGGCGCGCCTTCCACGGCGCGACCGTGGAGCGCGAGGGCTTCGTGCTCGGCGCGTTCACCAGCGCCTCGCCGATCCACGGATCGTTCGTCAGTGGCTACGTGCCGGGCCGACAGCGCGGCGTGGTCACGCGCGCCGCGGGTCGCGTCGTGTACGAGATCGATCGCCGTCCTGCCGCCGAGGTCTACGACGAGTGGCGCGGCGGCGAGCTCGGTCGCGAGCCCGGCGTGGTGCTCGCGAAGACCACGCTGCACCCGCTGGGGCGCGTGATCGATCGGGTCGGCAACCTGCCGCGCCACCTGCTCTCGCATCCGCACGAGGTGCGCTCCGACGGCTCGCTCTCGCTCTTCACCGAGGTCGCGACCGGCGACGAGCTGGTGATGATGATCGGCTCGCGCGGCTCGCTGATGGACCGCACCGAGCAAGCGGTGTCGCGCGCGCTCGGCAGCGAGCGTGGACGCGCGCTGCGCGGCGGCGTGCTCGTGTACTGCGGCGGCTGCGTGATGGCGATCGGCGATGCGGCGCGCGACGTGGGCACGCTCTACTCGCGCGCCATCGGCGGCGCGCCCTTCGTCGGCGCGGCGACGTTCGGCGAGATCGGGTGCTTCACCGGGCCGACCCCGACGAACCGCCACGGCAACCTGATGTGCGACACGCTCTTGTTCGCGTGA